From a region of the Tiliqua scincoides isolate rTilSci1 chromosome 4, rTilSci1.hap2, whole genome shotgun sequence genome:
- the SRD5A1 gene encoding 3-oxo-5-alpha-steroid 4-dehydrogenase 1, which produces MDSLVAMTTEFWQSVSGPGEQRLLKMLSYGLAGSMVLATVITRFVGIPYGRYYSAAFGFVVPARLAWLVQELPAFLVPLHLALCSGGARMHAWPNRILLGLFLIHYTYRALIFPFLIRGGKPTPASLFLLAFLFCSFNGYLQGRPLSNYTVFPAYWIKDARFVIGTAMWLSGLLINIQSDDILRNLRKPGETGYKIPRGGMFEYVTGANYFGEIVEWFGFALASCTLQSAAFAFSTLLILGRRAQQHHAWYLNKFEDYPRSRKILIPFLY; this is translated from the exons ATGGATTCTTTGGTTGCTATGACAACGGAGTTCTGGCAGAGCGTCTCCGGCCCGGGAGAGCAGCGGCTCCTGAAGATGCTGAGCTACGGGCTGGCGGGCTCCATGGTCCTGGCGACGGTGATCACCCGCTTCGTCGGCATTCCTTACGGGCGCTACTACTCAGCCGCCTTCGGCTTCGTCGTGCCCGCTCGCCTGGCCTGGCTGGTGCAAGAGTTGCCGGCCTTCCTGGTCCCTTTGCACCTTGCCCTTTGCAGTGGCGGGGCTCGCATGCACGCCTGGCCCAACCGGATCCTCCTGGGGCTCTTCCTCATTCACTACACTTACAG GGCATTaatctttccttttttaattcgTGGAGGAAAACCAACGCCAGCTTCGCTTTTTTTGCTCgcttttctgttttgttcatTTAATGGGTATTTGCAGGGTCGGCCCTTGAGTAACTACACAGTATTTCCTGCATACTGGATAAAAGATGCACGTTTTGTTATTG GTACTGCAATGTGGCTAAGTGGCCTCCTGATTAACATCCAATCTGATGATATTTTGAGGAATCTCAGAAAACCAGGGGAGACAGGCTATAAAATACCAAGAG GAGGAATGTTTGAATATGTGACTGGAGCCAACTATTTTGGAGAGATTGTTGAATGGTTTGGATTTGCTCTTGCTTCCTGCACCTTGCAGAGCGCTGCTTTTGCTTTCAGCACACTTCTCATCTTAGGAAGGAGGGCACAACAACATCATGC atgGTATCTCAATAAGTTTGAGGACTATCCACGTTCCAGGAAAATCCTAATTCCATTTTTGTACTGA